A genomic segment from Micromonospora echinaurantiaca encodes:
- a CDS encoding RNA polymerase sigma factor, whose amino-acid sequence MSSELTEAVVAAQAGDEDAFRFLYRSLQPGLLRYLTALVGADAEDVASETWLQISRDLPSFTGGEFRAWTVTIARNRAMDHLRRQRRRPSLPVPVQALSELAGDADTAERAGETIGTEAALALISTLPPREAEAVLLRAVIGLDAETAGRVLGRRPGAVRTAAHRGLRRLAALMERHDPADRPAESESPAAPRPRTGRRQAPHAEPADG is encoded by the coding sequence ATGTCCAGTGAGTTGACGGAGGCCGTCGTCGCCGCCCAGGCCGGCGACGAGGACGCCTTCCGCTTCCTCTACCGCAGCCTCCAGCCGGGCCTGCTGCGCTATCTCACCGCGCTGGTCGGCGCGGACGCCGAGGACGTGGCCTCGGAGACCTGGCTGCAGATCTCCCGCGACCTGCCCAGCTTCACCGGCGGCGAGTTCCGCGCCTGGACCGTGACCATCGCCCGCAACCGGGCCATGGACCACCTGCGCCGGCAGCGCCGCCGCCCGTCCCTGCCGGTGCCCGTGCAGGCGCTCAGCGAACTGGCCGGTGACGCCGACACCGCCGAGCGGGCCGGCGAGACGATCGGCACCGAGGCGGCGTTGGCGCTGATCTCGACCCTGCCGCCCCGGGAGGCCGAGGCCGTGTTGCTGCGCGCGGTCATCGGGCTGGACGCGGAGACCGCCGGGCGGGTGCTCGGGCGGCGGCCCGGCGCGGTGCGCACCGCCGCGCACCGCGGGCTGCGGCGGCTGGCCGCGCTGATGGAACGCCACGACCCGGCCGACCGGCCGGCCGAGTCGGAGAGCCCCGCCGCCCCCCGTCCGCGTACCGGGCGCCGGCAGGCGCCGCACGCCGAGCCGGCGGACGGTTGA
- the egtD gene encoding L-histidine N(alpha)-methyltransferase: MSTEPLEIHLEPGDLDRGLRDDVRAGLSADPKWLPPKWFYDARGSELFEEITRLPEYYPTRAERAVLAGRADRVAELTGAKTMIELGSGSSEKTRLLLDAFTRHGGLGTFVPLDVSVSALRRSTAEIAADYPGLRVRGIVGDFTRHLDRLPTGGRRLVVFLGGTIGNLLPAERARFLADMRAALEVGDWLLLGTDLVKDPSVVVPAYDDAAGVTAEFNRNVLRVINRELGADFDPAAFDHVARWDPDREWIEMRLRARRPMRVRVLDLDVRFAEGEELRTEVSAKFRPAGVAGELAAAGFAAAEFWTDPDGLFGVTLARAD; encoded by the coding sequence ATGAGCACCGAGCCGTTGGAGATCCACCTCGAACCCGGGGACCTCGACCGTGGCCTGCGCGACGACGTACGCGCCGGCCTGAGCGCCGATCCGAAGTGGCTGCCGCCCAAGTGGTTCTACGACGCCCGGGGCAGCGAGCTGTTCGAGGAGATCACCCGGCTGCCGGAGTACTACCCGACCCGCGCCGAACGGGCCGTGCTGGCCGGCCGGGCCGACCGGGTCGCGGAGCTGACCGGCGCGAAGACGATGATCGAGCTCGGTTCCGGCTCGTCGGAGAAGACCCGGCTGCTGCTGGATGCCTTCACCCGGCACGGCGGGCTGGGCACCTTCGTACCGCTGGACGTCTCGGTCAGCGCGCTGCGCCGGTCCACCGCCGAGATCGCCGCCGACTACCCGGGCCTGCGGGTACGCGGCATCGTCGGTGACTTCACCCGGCACCTCGACCGGCTGCCCACCGGTGGGCGCCGGCTGGTGGTGTTCCTCGGCGGCACCATCGGCAACCTGCTGCCGGCCGAGCGGGCCCGGTTCCTGGCCGACATGCGGGCCGCGCTGGAGGTGGGTGACTGGCTGCTGCTCGGCACCGACCTGGTCAAGGACCCGTCGGTGGTGGTGCCGGCGTACGACGACGCGGCCGGGGTGACCGCCGAGTTCAACCGCAACGTGCTGCGGGTGATCAACCGCGAGTTGGGCGCGGACTTCGACCCGGCGGCGTTCGACCACGTGGCCCGCTGGGATCCGGACCGGGAGTGGATCGAGATGCGGCTGCGGGCCCGGCGGCCGATGCGGGTGCGGGTGCTCGACCTGGACGTCCGGTTCGCCGAGGGCGAGGAGTTGCGCACCGAGGTCTCCGCGAAGTTCCGTCCGGCGGGCGTCGCCGGGGAGCTGGCCGCGGCCGGGTTCGCCGCCGCGGAGTTCTGGACCGATCCGGACGGCCTGTTCGGCGTTACCCTGGCCCGGGCCGACTGA
- the egtA gene encoding ergothioneine biosynthesis glutamate--cysteine ligase EgtA, with amino-acid sequence MVTSPELDQSTVLRESGAAARHLARICFKTGPPTRTGVELEWTVHDAADPARPVNGERLRAALGRHSPVTLDPASPAERLRHGSTVTVEPGGQLEVSTAPRPSIAALIQATEADIAQLTNLLAGAGLTLGQTGIDPHRPPRPVVETPRYRAMRQVFDRRGPAGRTMMYSTAGLQLCLDAGEPERFAARWALVHAVGPPLVAAFATADRHAGQRTGWASARMAAWLAIDPARTRPVWTPQQADQDPVPAWTAYVLAAPLLCLRGDGADWTPPPGVTFADWIDGALPRPPTTDDLEYHVSTLFPPVRPRGYLELRYLDAQPGRGWTLPLAVLAALLTGPDTVDAARAVAAPVAHRWHAAARHGLRDPALAATAAALFDLALAALPRLDLPAPLHDEIHRGVRRRRAVAERGQR; translated from the coding sequence GTGGTGACGTCACCGGAGCTGGACCAGTCCACCGTGCTGCGCGAGTCCGGCGCGGCCGCCCGGCACCTCGCCCGGATCTGCTTCAAGACCGGTCCACCGACCCGCACCGGCGTCGAACTGGAATGGACCGTGCATGACGCCGCCGATCCCGCCCGCCCGGTCAACGGCGAGCGGCTCCGGGCGGCACTGGGGCGGCACAGCCCCGTCACCCTCGATCCCGCCAGTCCCGCCGAGCGGCTCCGGCACGGCAGCACCGTGACCGTGGAGCCGGGCGGGCAACTGGAGGTCTCCACCGCGCCGCGACCCTCGATCGCCGCGTTGATCCAGGCCACCGAGGCCGACATCGCCCAGCTCACCAACCTGCTGGCCGGTGCCGGGCTGACCCTCGGGCAGACCGGCATCGATCCCCACCGGCCCCCGCGTCCGGTGGTCGAGACGCCCCGCTACCGGGCGATGCGGCAGGTCTTCGACCGGCGCGGGCCGGCCGGCCGGACGATGATGTACAGCACCGCCGGTCTGCAGCTCTGCCTCGACGCGGGCGAGCCGGAGCGGTTCGCCGCCCGCTGGGCGCTGGTGCACGCGGTCGGCCCGCCGCTGGTGGCCGCGTTCGCCACCGCCGACCGGCACGCCGGCCAGCGCACCGGCTGGGCGTCGGCTCGGATGGCGGCCTGGCTGGCCATCGACCCGGCCCGCACCCGACCGGTCTGGACGCCGCAGCAGGCCGACCAGGACCCGGTGCCGGCCTGGACGGCGTACGTGCTGGCGGCGCCGCTGCTCTGCCTGCGCGGTGACGGCGCCGACTGGACGCCGCCGCCCGGGGTCACCTTCGCCGACTGGATCGACGGGGCGCTGCCCCGGCCGCCCACCACGGACGACCTGGAATACCACGTCAGCACGCTGTTCCCACCGGTGCGCCCGCGCGGCTACCTGGAACTGCGTTACCTGGACGCGCAGCCCGGCCGGGGCTGGACGCTGCCGCTGGCGGTGCTCGCCGCCCTGCTCACCGGCCCCGACACCGTGGACGCGGCCCGGGCGGTCGCCGCGCCGGTGGCGCACCGCTGGCACGCCGCCGCCCGGCACGGCCTGCGCGATCCGGCACTGGCCGCCACGGCGGCGGCCCTGTTCGACCTGGCTCTGGCGGCGCTGCCCCGGCTCGACCTGCCGGCGCCGCTGCACGACGAGATCCACCGAGGCGTACGGCGGCGGCGCGCCGTCGCGGAGAGGGGACAACGGTGA
- a CDS encoding serine/threonine-protein kinase: MAVLSSEVVLSGRYRLDERVATGGMGDVWRASDLVLGRSVAVKVLLPALVSDPDFIARFRAEARIMAAVRHKGIVQVFDCGEDALPDGSRADYLVMEFVTGEPLSKRIEALGRLGVAETMSIVAQVAQALHAAHSGGIVHRDVKPSNLLVQEDGSVVLVDFGVARSTNVTSITSTNAVPGTALYMAPEQAAGRPVSGATDIYALGAVAYCCLTGSPPFTGDNPLQVAVRHLDDEPPELPHDIPEAVRALVGRALAKDPADRFSSGAAMAAAARAAVSDPSAPTAMVPAAGGLRSAGPDTRTDVPATVGTQGGRRRRGTLVGAGAAVLVALAALGAALGAAREANAPAVEMPTTVPATAPSQAELPVQDDASSVAPGNRPFRPAGSTGSPSASVSPTPSAQPSETTSPEPGPSETSPSPDDPPPSTPASPPASEPPATPPTNEPGGGGSAQ; encoded by the coding sequence ATGGCTGTGCTGTCATCGGAGGTCGTGCTCAGCGGCCGCTACCGCTTGGACGAACGTGTCGCCACCGGCGGCATGGGCGACGTCTGGCGTGCCTCGGACCTGGTCCTCGGTCGTTCGGTAGCGGTGAAGGTGCTGCTCCCGGCGCTGGTTTCCGACCCCGATTTCATCGCCCGGTTCCGCGCCGAGGCACGGATCATGGCCGCGGTGCGGCACAAGGGCATCGTGCAGGTCTTCGACTGCGGCGAGGACGCGCTGCCCGACGGCTCCCGGGCCGACTACCTGGTCATGGAGTTCGTCACCGGCGAGCCGCTGTCGAAGCGGATCGAGGCGCTCGGCCGGCTGGGCGTGGCCGAGACGATGTCGATCGTGGCCCAGGTCGCCCAGGCGCTGCACGCCGCGCACTCCGGCGGCATCGTGCACCGGGACGTGAAGCCGAGCAACCTGCTGGTGCAGGAGGACGGCTCGGTCGTGCTGGTCGACTTCGGCGTCGCCCGGTCGACCAACGTCACCAGCATCACCAGCACCAACGCGGTGCCCGGCACCGCGCTCTACATGGCTCCCGAGCAGGCCGCCGGCCGCCCGGTTTCCGGCGCCACCGACATCTACGCCCTGGGCGCGGTGGCGTACTGCTGCCTGACCGGCAGCCCGCCGTTCACCGGCGACAATCCGCTCCAGGTGGCCGTCCGGCACCTCGACGACGAGCCGCCGGAGCTGCCGCACGACATCCCGGAGGCGGTCCGCGCCCTGGTCGGGCGCGCCCTGGCCAAGGACCCGGCCGACCGGTTCAGCAGCGGCGCGGCGATGGCCGCGGCGGCCCGGGCCGCGGTTTCCGACCCGTCCGCGCCCACCGCGATGGTGCCGGCTGCGGGCGGGCTGCGCAGCGCCGGCCCGGACACCCGCACCGACGTGCCGGCCACGGTCGGCACGCAGGGCGGGCGCCGGCGGCGCGGCACCCTGGTCGGGGCCGGCGCGGCGGTGCTGGTCGCGCTCGCCGCGCTCGGCGCGGCGCTGGGCGCGGCCCGGGAGGCCAACGCGCCGGCCGTGGAGATGCCGACCACCGTGCCGGCGACCGCGCCGAGCCAGGCCGAGCTGCCGGTCCAGGACGACGCGAGTTCGGTCGCACCGGGGAACCGGCCGTTCCGCCCGGCCGGGTCGACCGGCAGCCCGTCGGCCTCGGTCAGCCCGACCCCCAGCGCGCAGCCCAGCGAGACCACCAGCCCGGAGCCCGGGCCCAGCGAGACCAGCCCGTCGCCGGACGACCCGCCGCCGTCGACGCCGGCCAGTCCGCCCGCGTCGGAACCGCCCGCCACCCCGCCGACGAACGAGCCGGGTGGCGGCGGGTCGGCGCAGTGA
- the egtB gene encoding ergothioneine biosynthesis protein EgtB gives MTGRDGAERLRGRIADELERTRARTALLTEAVDDADLMRQHSPLMSPLVWDLAHVGNQEELWLVRDVGGREPVRRDIDDLYDAFKQPRRDRPALPLLPPAEARAYVSTVRDKVFDLLDGVRFTDRPLVADGFAFGMIVQHEQQHDETMLATHQLRAGPAVLHAPPPPEPRVRVGDEVLVPAGPFTMGTDTDPWALDNERPAHRVELPAYVIDAAPVTNGAYRAFIADGGYDDPRWWTPEGWRHRTEAGLTAPMHWQRDGDGWACRRFGRWTPVRDDEPVVHVCFHEAQAYANWAGRRLPTEAEWEKAARWDPATGRSRRYPWGDDDPTAAHANLGQRHLWPAPVGAYPEGASPLGVHQLIGDVWEWTSTTFRGHPGFTAFPYREYSEVFFGDDYRVLRGGSFGTDRAACRGTFRNWDYPIRRQIFSGFRCARDATAEEAHG, from the coding sequence GTGACCGGGCGGGACGGCGCGGAGCGGCTGCGCGGCCGGATCGCCGACGAGTTGGAGCGCACCCGCGCCCGCACCGCCCTGCTGACCGAGGCGGTCGACGACGCCGACCTGATGCGACAGCACTCGCCGCTGATGTCCCCGCTGGTCTGGGACCTGGCCCACGTCGGCAACCAGGAGGAACTCTGGCTGGTCCGCGACGTGGGCGGGCGGGAGCCGGTCCGGCGCGACATCGACGACCTCTACGACGCGTTCAAGCAGCCCCGCAGGGACCGGCCGGCCCTGCCGCTGCTGCCCCCGGCCGAGGCCCGCGCCTACGTCAGCACCGTCCGTGACAAGGTCTTCGACCTGCTGGACGGGGTCCGGTTCACCGACCGGCCGCTGGTCGCCGACGGGTTCGCCTTCGGGATGATCGTCCAGCACGAGCAGCAGCACGACGAGACGATGCTCGCCACCCACCAGCTGCGCGCCGGCCCGGCGGTGCTGCACGCGCCCCCGCCGCCCGAGCCGCGGGTGCGGGTGGGCGACGAGGTGCTGGTGCCGGCCGGGCCGTTCACCATGGGCACCGACACCGACCCCTGGGCGCTGGACAACGAGCGCCCGGCCCACCGGGTCGAGCTGCCCGCGTACGTCATCGACGCCGCGCCGGTCACCAACGGGGCCTATCGCGCGTTCATCGCCGACGGCGGCTACGACGACCCGCGCTGGTGGACACCGGAGGGCTGGCGGCACCGCACCGAGGCCGGGTTGACCGCGCCGATGCACTGGCAGCGCGACGGCGACGGCTGGGCCTGCCGCCGCTTCGGCCGGTGGACGCCGGTCCGCGACGACGAGCCGGTGGTGCACGTCTGCTTCCACGAGGCGCAGGCGTACGCGAACTGGGCGGGAAGGCGGCTGCCCACCGAGGCGGAGTGGGAGAAGGCGGCCCGCTGGGACCCGGCCACCGGCCGCTCCCGGCGCTACCCGTGGGGCGACGACGATCCCACCGCCGCGCACGCGAACCTGGGCCAGCGGCACCTCTGGCCCGCCCCGGTCGGGGCCTACCCGGAGGGCGCCTCACCGCTGGGCGTGCACCAGCTGATCGGCGACGTGTGGGAGTGGACCTCGACCACCTTCCGCGGCCACCCGGGCTTCACCGCCTTCCCCTACCGGGAGTACTCCGAGGTCTTCTTCGGCGACGACTACCGGGTGCTGCGCGGCGGGTCGTTCGGCACCGACCGGGCCGCCTGCCGGGGCACCTTCCGCAACTGGGACTACCCGATCCGCCGGCAGATCTTCAGCGGCTTCCGCTGCGCCCGCGACGCCACCGCCGAGGAGGCGCACGGGTGA
- the egtC gene encoding ergothioneine biosynthesis protein EgtC, translating to MCRHLAYLGPPVNLRELLFDPPYSLLRQSWSPRDMRGGGTINADGFGIGWYPGDGDPVRYRRAQPIWSDPTIAQLAAVTSAGAVLAAVRSATVGMAVLDNAAAPFAEGRWLFSHNGVVRGWPDSMVPLASGLPVRDLLTLDAATDSALLWALVRHRLRAGVDPARAVAETVAAVAAAAPGSRLNLLLTDGRTVAASVAGHALSIRTTPRSVLLASEPHDDEPGWREVPDGHLVTGTATEVRVRAIGEV from the coding sequence ATGTGTCGCCACCTGGCCTACCTGGGGCCGCCGGTCAACCTGCGGGAACTGCTGTTCGACCCGCCGTACTCGCTGCTGCGGCAGTCCTGGTCGCCGCGCGACATGCGCGGCGGCGGGACGATCAACGCCGACGGCTTCGGCATTGGCTGGTATCCCGGCGACGGCGACCCGGTGCGGTACCGGCGGGCGCAGCCGATCTGGAGCGACCCGACGATCGCCCAGCTCGCCGCCGTCACCTCGGCGGGCGCGGTGCTGGCGGCGGTGCGCTCGGCCACCGTCGGCATGGCGGTGCTGGACAACGCCGCCGCGCCGTTCGCCGAGGGGCGCTGGCTGTTCAGCCACAACGGGGTGGTACGCGGCTGGCCCGACTCGATGGTGCCGCTGGCCAGCGGGCTGCCGGTGCGTGACCTGCTCACTCTGGACGCGGCCACCGACTCGGCGCTGCTCTGGGCGCTGGTGCGGCACCGGCTGCGCGCCGGGGTGGATCCGGCCCGGGCGGTCGCCGAGACGGTCGCCGCGGTCGCCGCGGCCGCCCCCGGTTCCCGGCTGAACCTGCTGCTCACCGACGGGCGGACGGTGGCCGCCAGCGTGGCCGGGCACGCGCTGTCCATCCGCACCACACCGCGGTCGGTGCTGCTGGCGTCCGAACCGCACGACGACGAACCCGGCTGGCGGGAGGTGCCCGACGGGCACCTGGTGACCGGCACCGCGACCGAGGTGCGGGTGCGTGCCATCGGTGAGGTGTGA
- a CDS encoding arsenate reductase/protein-tyrosine-phosphatase family protein — protein MTDRVLFVCHANLCRSPMAEYLARRLLGDRPVTVSSAGTDAVEGLAMHPYAAEVAAETGADPAEFRSRLLRPEYLEGATLVLTSTRRQRSVCTAMVPAVLHRTFTLRQFGRLAAAAEPPEDLADDSVRAAVVAAARARGRLQPAAPGTDDLLDPIGGTATDFRSCAEEIERSLRPLAALIGAAG, from the coding sequence ATGACCGACCGGGTGCTGTTCGTCTGCCACGCCAACCTGTGCCGGTCGCCGATGGCCGAGTACCTCGCCCGGCGGCTGCTGGGCGACCGGCCGGTCACCGTCTCCAGCGCCGGCACCGACGCCGTCGAGGGCCTGGCCATGCACCCGTACGCGGCCGAGGTGGCGGCGGAGACCGGTGCGGACCCGGCGGAGTTCCGCAGCCGGCTGCTGCGCCCGGAGTACCTCGAGGGCGCCACGCTGGTGCTCACCTCGACCCGGCGGCAGCGGTCGGTGTGCACCGCGATGGTGCCGGCGGTGCTGCACCGGACCTTCACCCTGCGCCAGTTCGGCCGGCTGGCCGCGGCGGCCGAGCCGCCGGAGGACCTGGCCGACGACTCGGTACGGGCCGCCGTCGTGGCGGCCGCCCGGGCCCGGGGGCGGCTGCAACCCGCCGCCCCCGGTACGGACGACCTGCTGGACCCGATCGGCGGCACCGCCACCGACTTCCGAAGCTGCGCGGAGGAGATCGAACGGTCGCTACGACCCCTCGCCGCGCTCATCGGGGCAGCCGGGTGA
- a CDS encoding TMEM165/GDT1 family protein — protein MEGFLVALVVSFGVIFVAELGDKSQLMALTFATRFKPLPVLIGITVATAVVHLASVAIGYGLGAALPTGWISLIAGLAFLGFGAWTLRGDKLTEEERRKAEKTSKSAIVAVSVAFFLAELGDKTMLATITLATKYGWFGTWLGSTVGMVAADALAILVGRLLGRKLPERTIRYGAAVLFAICGLWLILEAVEQLR, from the coding sequence ATGGAGGGTTTCCTCGTCGCGCTGGTGGTCAGCTTCGGCGTCATCTTCGTCGCCGAACTGGGCGACAAGTCCCAGTTGATGGCGCTGACCTTCGCCACCCGCTTCAAGCCGCTGCCGGTGCTGATCGGGATCACCGTGGCCACCGCCGTGGTGCACCTGGCCTCGGTGGCGATCGGCTACGGCCTCGGCGCCGCCCTGCCGACCGGCTGGATCTCGCTGATCGCCGGTCTGGCGTTCCTCGGCTTCGGGGCGTGGACCCTGCGCGGGGACAAACTCACCGAGGAGGAGCGGCGCAAGGCGGAGAAGACCAGCAAGTCCGCCATCGTCGCGGTGTCGGTCGCGTTCTTCCTGGCCGAGCTGGGCGACAAGACAATGCTGGCGACGATCACGCTGGCCACCAAGTACGGCTGGTTCGGCACCTGGCTCGGCTCCACCGTGGGCATGGTGGCGGCGGACGCGCTGGCCATCCTGGTCGGCCGGCTGCTCGGCCGGAAGCTGCCGGAGCGGACCATCCGTTACGGCGCCGCTGTGCTCTTCGCCATCTGCGGGCTCTGGCTGATCCTGGAGGCGGTGGAGCAGCTGCGCTGA
- a CDS encoding glycosyltransferase family 4 protein, whose product MRIGVLSYHFPPEPAFIPGSLAEELAARGHEVRVLTGFPDYPGGHVYPGWRQRWQHETRSERLTVRRVPRYAGGDASVRARMASYLSFAGSAVLAGRRFLADVDALYVHQPPATAFAAAGLLRLLGRVPTVLHVPDVCARDEPGGADAGGWTARISAAMARTYRAADAIAVAAPSLRAPVVAAGADPARVRVVLNWTDERIFHPARPSPAAQRLVRRDGRCVVMHAGTIGNRQGLETAVRAAAALDGTMDLILVGSGAQERRVRGLAAELRADNVRFVERRSPLDMPDLYAAADYQLVMLRDLPELRGTVPGKLQAAFSCAAPVVASAGGDTAELVERARAGLSCPPEDWAALADRFWLAATIPPPARVDMGRRGREAYLREMSLTAGVDRIEGLLHEVVAARSGAR is encoded by the coding sequence GTGAGGATCGGCGTGCTGTCGTACCACTTCCCGCCGGAGCCGGCGTTCATCCCGGGCAGCCTCGCCGAGGAACTCGCCGCCCGGGGGCACGAGGTGCGGGTGCTCACCGGCTTCCCGGACTATCCGGGCGGGCACGTCTATCCGGGGTGGCGCCAGCGCTGGCAGCACGAGACGCGCAGCGAGCGGCTCACCGTCCGCCGGGTGCCCCGGTACGCGGGTGGGGACGCCTCGGTGCGCGCGCGGATGGCCAGCTACCTCTCCTTCGCCGGCAGCGCGGTGCTGGCCGGCCGCCGGTTCCTCGCCGACGTGGACGCGCTCTACGTCCACCAGCCGCCGGCCACCGCGTTCGCCGCGGCCGGGCTGCTGCGGCTGCTCGGCCGGGTGCCGACCGTCCTGCACGTGCCGGACGTCTGCGCCCGGGACGAACCCGGCGGGGCCGACGCCGGCGGCTGGACGGCGCGGATCAGTGCGGCGATGGCCCGGACGTACCGGGCCGCCGACGCGATCGCGGTGGCCGCGCCGTCGCTGCGTGCCCCGGTGGTGGCCGCCGGCGCGGACCCGGCCCGGGTCCGGGTGGTGCTCAACTGGACCGACGAACGGATCTTCCATCCCGCCCGGCCGAGCCCCGCCGCCCAGCGGCTGGTCCGCCGGGACGGCCGCTGCGTGGTGATGCACGCCGGGACCATCGGAAACCGGCAGGGCCTGGAGACAGCGGTCCGGGCGGCGGCCGCGCTGGACGGCACGATGGACCTGATCCTGGTGGGGTCGGGCGCACAGGAGCGGCGGGTGCGGGGGCTCGCCGCCGAGCTGCGGGCCGACAACGTGCGCTTCGTCGAACGCCGGTCCCCGTTGGACATGCCGGACCTGTACGCGGCCGCCGACTACCAGCTGGTCATGCTCCGTGACCTGCCCGAGTTGCGCGGCACCGTGCCGGGCAAGCTCCAGGCCGCCTTCTCCTGCGCGGCGCCCGTCGTCGCGTCCGCCGGCGGCGACACCGCCGAGCTGGTCGAGCGGGCCCGGGCCGGCCTCTCCTGCCCGCCCGAGGACTGGGCCGCGCTGGCGGACCGGTTCTGGCTGGCCGCCACCATCCCGCCGCCCGCCCGGGTCGACATGGGCCGGCGGGGCCGCGAGGCGTACCTGCGGGAGATGTCGCTGACCGCCGGGGTGGACCGGATCGAGGGGCTGCTCCACGAGGTCGTGGCGGCCCGCTCCGGCGCTCGCTGA
- a CDS encoding polysaccharide biosynthesis tyrosine autokinase encodes MDLYRQLRLVRQHWWIVLLTIMVALGVTAFVTVRAEPRYVASVTFFVTTPSQGVTDAYQGGLLMQQRVKSYAELLTSDRLAQAVVAENSVGLTAEEIQRRVSTSTETGTVLLRASVTDTDQTRALRVTETLSAKFVELVQKVETPANGQTGPIKIEVVSGPRVSSSPVSPQPVRNFAIGGLLGLLCGMGLAILRGLADVRLRDAATLQRTTGSPLLGEIPFEGSAKSEPLIVGEAVNSARAEAVRKLRTNLRFVDVHEPARVIAVTSALQGEGKTTLSCNLAIALAEAGWRVLLVDADLRRPKVDDYLGLDAGVGLTDVLVGDVQVGDVVQRWGDKSLLVLPSGSAPPNPSELLGSKAMADLLLALRESADIVIIDTAPLLAVTDGVVVAVQADGALLVSQQGRTSRTQVAAASRALHSVSVRLLGCVLNMARVPKTEAYQYEAYRVVASTATTSVPADRATSGRHAERAGAGVPDRTQELTRLPR; translated from the coding sequence ATGGACCTGTACCGCCAGCTTCGCCTGGTGCGCCAGCACTGGTGGATCGTCCTGCTCACGATCATGGTGGCGCTCGGGGTGACCGCGTTCGTCACCGTCCGGGCCGAGCCCCGGTACGTCGCCTCGGTGACCTTCTTCGTCACCACGCCGAGCCAGGGCGTCACGGACGCCTACCAGGGCGGCCTGCTCATGCAGCAGCGCGTGAAGTCGTACGCCGAGCTGCTGACCAGCGACCGGCTCGCGCAGGCCGTGGTGGCCGAGAACTCGGTGGGGCTGACCGCCGAGGAGATCCAGCGCCGGGTCAGCACCTCCACCGAGACCGGCACGGTCCTGCTGCGGGCGTCGGTGACCGACACCGACCAGACCCGCGCGCTGCGGGTGACCGAGACGCTGTCGGCGAAGTTCGTCGAGCTCGTGCAGAAGGTCGAGACACCGGCGAACGGCCAGACCGGCCCCATCAAGATCGAGGTGGTCAGCGGCCCGCGGGTCAGCTCCAGCCCGGTCTCGCCCCAGCCGGTGCGTAACTTCGCCATCGGCGGCCTGCTCGGCCTGCTCTGCGGGATGGGCCTGGCGATCCTGCGCGGGCTGGCCGACGTCCGGCTGCGCGACGCGGCGACCCTGCAGCGGACCACCGGCAGCCCGCTGCTCGGCGAGATCCCGTTCGAGGGCAGCGCCAAGTCGGAGCCGCTGATCGTCGGCGAGGCGGTGAACTCGGCGCGGGCCGAGGCGGTCCGCAAGCTCCGGACCAACCTGCGCTTCGTCGACGTGCACGAGCCCGCCCGGGTGATCGCGGTGACCAGCGCGCTGCAGGGCGAGGGCAAGACCACGCTCTCCTGCAACCTGGCCATCGCGCTGGCCGAGGCCGGGTGGCGGGTGCTGCTGGTCGACGCCGACCTGCGCCGGCCCAAGGTCGACGACTACCTGGGCCTGGACGCCGGCGTCGGCCTCACCGACGTGCTGGTCGGCGACGTGCAGGTCGGCGACGTGGTGCAGCGCTGGGGCGACAAGTCCCTGCTGGTGCTGCCCAGCGGCTCGGCGCCGCCGAACCCGAGCGAGCTGCTCGGCTCCAAGGCGATGGCGGACCTGCTGCTGGCCCTGCGGGAGTCGGCGGACATCGTCATCATCGACACCGCGCCGCTGCTGGCCGTCACCGACGGCGTCGTGGTGGCCGTGCAGGCCGACGGCGCGCTGCTCGTCTCCCAACAGGGCCGGACCTCGCGCACCCAGGTGGCCGCGGCCTCCCGCGCGCTGCACTCGGTCTCGGTGCGCCTGCTCGGCTGCGTGCTGAACATGGCCAGGGTCCCGAAGACCGAGGCGTACCAGTACGAGGCCTACCGGGTGGTCGCCTCGACCGCCACCACGTCGGTGCCGGCGGACCGGGCCACCAGCGGCCGGCACGCCGAGCGCGCCGGCGCCGGTGTCCCGGACCGTACGCAGGAACTCACCCGGCTGCCCCGATGA